A section of the Thermotoga caldifontis AZM44c09 genome encodes:
- a CDS encoding isocitrate lyase/PEP mutase family protein yields the protein MREYLNREGKLTLRVCAYDALSARLIELSGFEVVGTTGYGISASLIGQPDIGLVGYAEMLERVRTIVNATDLPVDADIDTGYGNALNVYWTVKNFARIGVAGVRLEDQVWPKRCGHMEGKSIVSLEEMVSKIKAAVDARNEENPDLVIGARTDARSVAGFEEVLRRAKAYAEAGADYIYVEAPQSIEEVRTLVREVPKPISFNIIPGGKTPLFDFGELVKVGVRYLSIPMVCLYPATKAMIEALKALKEGNFQKVVDLGVSWSEFNEIVGYKRWRELESKYSH from the coding sequence TTGCGAGAATATCTCAACCGTGAGGGAAAGCTGACTCTGAGGGTTTGCGCTTACGACGCACTTTCAGCGCGTTTGATAGAGCTTTCGGGTTTCGAAGTGGTTGGAACGACAGGCTATGGTATATCCGCTTCGCTGATTGGCCAACCAGACATAGGGCTGGTGGGATACGCTGAAATGCTTGAAAGGGTCAGAACGATCGTCAACGCGACAGATCTTCCAGTCGATGCCGACATAGACACTGGCTACGGTAACGCGCTCAACGTTTACTGGACTGTGAAAAATTTCGCCAGGATAGGCGTTGCGGGTGTCAGGCTCGAGGATCAGGTCTGGCCGAAAAGATGTGGGCATATGGAAGGTAAAAGCATAGTATCTCTGGAGGAAATGGTCAGCAAAATAAAAGCGGCTGTGGATGCAAGAAACGAAGAAAATCCAGACCTCGTCATAGGAGCGAGAACCGACGCGAGGTCTGTCGCAGGTTTTGAAGAAGTTCTGCGTCGTGCGAAAGCTTATGCAGAGGCAGGTGCAGATTACATCTACGTGGAAGCACCACAATCCATCGAAGAAGTCAGAACACTGGTTCGCGAAGTTCCTAAACCCATATCTTTCAACATCATACCCGGTGGTAAGACCCCCCTATTTGACTTCGGCGAACTCGTCAAGGTCGGTGTGAGATACCTGTCCATACCGATGGTGTGTCTGTATCCAGCCACCAAAGCCATGATTGAAGCTCTGAAAGCGTTGAAAGAGGGAAACTTTCAGAAAGTCGTTGATCTGGGTGTCAGCTGGTCGGAATTCAACGAGATCGTTGGGTACAAAAGATGGAGAGAGCTGGAATCGAAGTACTCACATTGA